A segment of the Verrucomicrobiia bacterium genome:
ACCTGCTCGCCCGCGCGGGCGTCGGGCATCTGGTCGTGATCGACCGCGATTTCCTCGAAATCAATAACCTGCAGCGCCAGGTCCTCTACGACGAAAAGGACCTTTCCCAAAACCTTCCGAAGGCCGTGATCGCGGCGCGGAAGCTGCGCGACATCAATTCCGAAATCATGATCGAGGAAAAAGTCGCGGACGTGAACCCTCTTTCCATCCACGAAGTCCTGGACGGTGTCGACCTCATCGTGGACGGCACGGACAATTTCGAGACTCGGTTCCTGCTGAACGACTACGCGATTTCCAAACAGATTCCCTGGATTTACGGAGGCGCGGTCAGGACCGAAGGCATGACGTACGTGGTCCTGCCGGATGATCCGCCGTGCCTGCGATGCCTTTTCGGCGAAGTGCCGCCGCACAAAGACATGCAGACCTGCGATCAGGTGGGCATCCTCGCGCCCGTCGCGCACATGGTCGCCTCGTTCCAGGCGACGGAGGCCATCAAGATCCTTGCGGGAAAACAGGCCGCGGTCGAGCGCAAACTCTGGAAAGTCGACGTCTGGCACCGCCACTTCAAGACGATTTCCGTGTCGCACCTGAAAGCCAATCCGTGCACCGGCTGCCGCGGCGGCCATCTTCCTTACCTGGACGACGAGGCCCCGGCCACGCGCGGCGTTACGCTCTGCGGCCGGAACGCGGTCCAGATTTACCAGACCGTGCAGCAAGAGCTGAATTTCAAGGCCCTCGCCAGCCGGCTGGAGCACCAGGCGGAAGTCACATTCAACGAATACCTGCTCAACATCCGCACTCCCGACCCGTACGAAATTACCGTTTTCAAGAACGGGCGGGCCATCATCAAAGGCACCGAGGACATGGGCCGCGCCAAAAGCCTCTACGCCAAATACCTCGGCTGCTGATCCCGGATTTTCGCGGTCCCAAGAACTTCGCTTCACCTTCCCATGCCTTTGTGCTAGTTTATTGCATCGGCCGGACGGCCTGACCACCATCAAAGAGGACGGACTCATGGATAAAGTGATTTTGACGCGTGAAGGTTTCGACAAGCTGGTTGAAGAATTGACTTTTTTGAAGGGAAAGAAACGGATCGAAGTGGCCAATGCCCTTGAAGTGGCCCGCGCTCACGGCGACCTGCGCGAAAATTCCGAATACGACGCGGCCAAGGAAGCCAAGGCGCGCCTTGAAGAGCGCATTGCCGCGCTCGAAGACAAGCTTTCCCGCGCGAAAGTCGTGGACCCGCAGTCCATGCAGCACGACAAGGCCTTCCTCGGCGCCAAGCTCAAAGTGAAGAACCATCACAGCGGAGACACGTTTGTGTATATGCTGGTTTCTCAGGACGAAGCGGATTTCGCTGCCGGCAAGATTTCCGTGACTTCTCCCATCGGCAAGGGGCTTCTCGGAAAGGCCGTAAAAGAAACCGTCGAGATCAAAATCCCGGCGGGCACCATCAAGCTGGAAGTTATCGAAATCACTTACGGCTGATCATGTTTTACCTTCTGGCCCCGCTTTACTCACTGTTCAGCGTGGATTTTTACCGCCTTATTCTCCGCCGCCGCCTTTCCTCCGGTTTCATTCACCTGCTCGTCCTCAGCACTCTCAGTCTCATCATCGTCCTGGTCTTTTCCTTCACGCGGCTTTTGCCCGGCATCAACCGCTTCGCCTCGTGGCTCGAGAACGAATTGCCGCCGATGACGTGGACGCCGGAAGGCCTGGTCATGAACGCCCGCAGCCCGCTGAACCTCGTGCATCCCGATTACGGGCTCCTGGCCACGCTCGACATGACCCAGAACGAGGTCGAGCCTGAAGCGCTGGGCGATGCGCCGGTTTTCGTG
Coding sequences within it:
- a CDS encoding ThiF family adenylyltransferase, which gives rise to MRDHSRYQRQMILKEIGREGQRLLDQSCVAVVGLGALGSVSANLLARAGVGHLVVIDRDFLEINNLQRQVLYDEKDLSQNLPKAVIAARKLRDINSEIMIEEKVADVNPLSIHEVLDGVDLIVDGTDNFETRFLLNDYAISKQIPWIYGGAVRTEGMTYVVLPDDPPCLRCLFGEVPPHKDMQTCDQVGILAPVAHMVASFQATEAIKILAGKQAAVERKLWKVDVWHRHFKTISVSHLKANPCTGCRGGHLPYLDDEAPATRGVTLCGRNAVQIYQTVQQELNFKALASRLEHQAEVTFNEYLLNIRTPDPYEITVFKNGRAIIKGTEDMGRAKSLYAKYLGC
- the greA gene encoding transcription elongation factor GreA — encoded protein: MDKVILTREGFDKLVEELTFLKGKKRIEVANALEVARAHGDLRENSEYDAAKEAKARLEERIAALEDKLSRAKVVDPQSMQHDKAFLGAKLKVKNHHSGDTFVYMLVSQDEADFAAGKISVTSPIGKGLLGKAVKETVEIKIPAGTIKLEVIEITYG